Part of the Lolium rigidum isolate FL_2022 chromosome 6, APGP_CSIRO_Lrig_0.1, whole genome shotgun sequence genome, ccgagccgattctgtcaagaggattgatggtatcggctctgttggataacatgttgaacccaagcggAACGGTGGGtggggataattttggccgattgctggaatcggcctccacgttgcttgctcggtgaaggttttgtaagttcccttcataaattttttggggccgatcacaaggatcagcctcgccacgtttgctcattgatgtgctcttgctactcgctcaggccggtagaccgaaccagcccaatctctgattttatcatgttggtgcgcttgctgtcgtccaccttggatgtatcgtgtaaccgtggagcactgagcttcgtcggaagaacgagtaccatgttcgtgccagccgatgtttcatcatcggctttcctttgcttggggcgccactccattttccgtggacgaccctcttcatccagggttcgctgaacctttgcagccagatcaggccttgccttcctcaatgtatgcaagtataacctctcggcttcttccaggccgcgcaattgttgaaccctgcgtttttgggaacggctgagtccatcagggcaccaccttggccggtggtacctgtcttcttcttcaccctcgtcttctgaatcttcgagatcttccaacagaggggactcagctcgtttgctctgtggcgggagaggtcctaagcgctcgaacacggacacgttggctgcctccttcttcttccggttgcattccgggcaattgccgattgttggcaatcggctcattccctgaatcccagcaaggtgctcgaagaagggacaatcccgagcGCTCGTCCTCAtcgccttgctcccttgcctttcccttggcgcaacgctcgtgctcctcctcatcgcgattctcgccgacgatgtcttctcggcttctccggccgcacgaactctttcatcatcatcgccggaccgtcggcgttggtcgtaccgacccacatacttgttgaggaggtgatcggagagaggtcgccgatatcttatgttcttcacttctccctctcgtgacgtagcgcttgccgtcttggcgtagccgatcgcgtggagcggcttcctctcgtatctttgctatgagagcagctgccctcatctccatccttgccagccgtggtgtccaagatctaccatgttgatattgcacagaaacccggccggcaccccgcatggcaagcatactccaccatgttcacggcggggaagggctgggtatcgaccttcatggcgtaccggttgaaaattagacgccctttctctatcgccgcttggatgtgccgacgccacaccccgcagccgtggtggcatgggagagcgagttatgccatttgcagtatggctttccattcagctcttgcgccgtggggaacttgagaccttcaggtatcttcaactgcttttccttgagtaggaggtcgaaaatctgctcagtcttggtcacgtcaaaatcaaatcccctgggcgggcctggtggctttacccatttgcaggacacgggggttcctccccgagtccactcagccactgctacttcttggtctcccgcaggaacttcgtcttcctctcgcatcgactagggctatcgcacgcttgaacttgtcttggtacaggtccgggtggcgctcgttcatatgctgaaagtttctgaaccacgtgcgccgccgagggataatctcgcttgggaggccatgtccttgagctgtgttgcaaggcccgctaccgccaactcgatcgcttccttttcagcttatacgaaccgaatagcatcggttcctaagattcccgaagcgccggatgtattctcgtcacgcttctccgcgcttcgacgtagccgtgctagatcggcaatgctagactcggaagcttcgaatgataccgctcatggaattgctcttccaactcgcttccaagtttggatggagttcggtggcagcgatgtgtaccacccgaaagccgatcccgtgagggaccgtgagaagaacctcacgcgcaactcatccgacgctgagatcgtgcccagctgtgccaaatatcggctcacatgctcgatggagctggacccctctgacccactgaactttgtgaagtccgggagccgatatttgggtggcagcgggatcagttcgtagctgttggggtacggcttggtgtagccgaacgctttccttttcggcatcataccgaactaatctttcagaattgtacaaatctgatccgccgtgatggccgaaggtgtcgaaccccgaagattcgccgggtggcatacttaaccagccatgcttgcttttccggttctaagccaactcgcaggagctgggctttggaggtttgtcgggcggcgtacttagccagccacgaccgcttctcaggatcggctcccgacgttcctccccgccgttccagcaggccgctgttattgcagcctggttcgagagtgcccgtgcgttgccgtccggcacgtatgcgcacgcgtatccgtgcgggacctccttaggtggctcgtgcaggaattggtagtcactaggatcaccaccaatcttgtaggcgacgtatgccgatgagttcggcagttccggtgctgcccatgtgaacggctggggctggagcggcatctctcctttgaaagtccccgcagtcggtcccgacggggagtaccggtgactcatgatttcccggacgacgcgcgagcgacacgctccaaggtgttcaccaggctctcgtagtggcggtgcagcgaatgagccaccatgtagttgatctcccgccgcagcgacctggtgcgttcttctgacggagcggacaggtccactccatcgagcgcgccttcaggtgtgaaacccttccacccgacgccatgggagcgggttcggtggaaggagccgatgagttcggctcgagggttgccttgatctcgtcatgcttcttcttgagctcatcgtgcagatccgcgtacgtgaccggagtgtcttccgccatctcggatgtagatggcgatgtcgtggatgtcgtcgactgtcccaccgggcgtgccgtaatgtgttgacgtcgaaacccaccggcgggcagagacgggcaacaccgtagagccgggaacaactagggctgcggctggccctagtcctctcgagcgacggcccgcaaagcctcctggtcgcacgcaccggtgtttatcacaagggcgtgccacccgacctatacccggtcggaaggtgtggatgatgcctcgcttagtttcctgcagggcacacacgtaaacattaaatacgagcctcgatcggctctcagagttatcccgtgaatcggctcaaagagccgatccacccatgattcagacgaggtgtccgaatatatggtggtcctgcttgatcaaggtaaagctaatgagatctacgacgatgtggggttttcaccgcataatcggatcgtcctactccaggttgggcctcgcggccacgcacggtgatcgtaagccgatcctaaacaaggcctaaaaaccaacacgaggttgatcctcggaacatcccgcttagggccaacgaacgacaccctacgtgccgctggatcctccccccctttgtaaggcctaactattgcagatatcaaactaatccttgtagaacaaggagcaaccgtaacggatcagatctactaaactatgaccaagcggggtgccgcccctacacctaagataggcgtaagggcggctagacatgcaagggttgcactacgaaagcatgcagcatgaagaacaatgctaaccctaacatgtctaagataactacgttgctcgccatcaaaaaggcttcagtacgagcaacgcatgaacaacgtaggcaggcttgtgctgcctagatcgcgagatgcgatctaggcagcatgatgcttaccggtagaaaccctcgagacgaaggagttggcgatgcgccgagatttgtttgtggttgaacgttggttgttctttattccataaaccctagttacatatttatagtccagcggactttctaatgtgggcgtgcactaaaccgtgcacgagtaagattctaacttctaaactaagatgcgatctaatatgttacagatacatgggcaattaagcccaacttggtataaaaggccgattcacgtattccttctatatatattcttcacgtccatcttgatcgcggcccacctctgacttggtcaaattctggtgataacacaaataCAGGATCTGTTACACATGCTGTAAGACGGGGAGCATAAACATATTGTTCCAATTGCCAGATGCAAGATCTGTCTTGCGGCAAATGAAGATCTGCGGCATGCACTTATCATATGTGAACATGCACGGAGGTTTTGGGTGGAGGCAGAGTCCTTGATGGATATTAACTTACCAAATCTCCATCCTCTTACTTGGTCTCGTGATATCACGTGCGAGACAAGGTTCCCTGACTCGGATCGCGCCAAGATAATCACTGTTATGTGGGCGATTTGGAATTCTCAAAATAACTGGACTCATGACAAGGGGAATTTTAACCCTGCTCAGTCTGTCAAGATGGCCAAGGAAGCGCTTGCAGTTCTTCATCTCTTCCTGGTTATGGATGGCGGCCACCTGATGGCAATGCAATCAAGATCAATATCGATGGTGGTTTGTCTTGTGAAGCTCGAAGGGGAGGGGTGGGAGGGGTGGCTCGGTCATCTTCATCCTACCTTGGAGCCTGGAGTAAACCCTATCAGGGTATATCTGATCCTCTATTATTGAAGCTCTAGCATTGAGAGATGGTGTTATCTTTGCAAATCTCAGAGGATTTTTTGATGTGGTGATGGAAACAGATTACTTGGAGATTGTCAATCTTTGGAATTCTCGTCATGACTGTCGCTCGGTCGTGGCACCAGTTTTATAAGAAGTTGGAGAGTTAGTTCGTAGTTTTAGTTCGTTTACTATTTAGCATGTTCTTCGGTCGGCAAACAATCCGGCTCATCTTTGTGCTAAGCTAGATTGCACCTTGATAGGGACGAGCAGCTTGCTTGATTGTATCCCTGAGTTTCTGGTGGTCAGTCTTCACGCTGATCACTCAGGCTCCGTTATAGCTGAATAAAACTCTCCGAATTCCCCGGAAAAAAAAATAAGACGGGCAGCCAAGGGATCTTGGCGTCGGATCGGAACGGAACGAGCGGCGGCTACGGGATCGGAAGAATAAGACGACAGAGCTCTATAGTGGCTGCAAAAGGCGGAACGGCCGGCGTTGTCGGCAGCGTGGGTCGGCGCCGCCGAGAGGGGAGGTCGGGGCGGTCGCGGCGTGCGTCGCCAGCAGCCACAAACGCGAGGAAGGGCGAGTATTCGGTTCCTCTCCTAAATTGCTCCACGTGTCTCCCCATCCACACGAAACCCTAGCAGCCGAATCGCGATCCCCTCCCCTCTCCGATTTCACCCCTGTGATCGTCGATCGGATGCCGATGCCGCACAAGAACAAGAGGCGCCGCCGACGCACGAGTCCTTCTCTTCAACAACAACTCTCCCGCCCGCGCCTTACTGAAGAAGATGGCGCATCTGATTCCCTTGTCGATTCCGATAGCAGCAGCCGTGTGGGGGATGGAGGCTCTCCGCCGCCCGATCTCCCCGACGAGCCTGTTGTGTCCTCACCAGAGCCAAGGTACTCCTACCATGAAATGATCGCCATGCGCCTCGCTCGATTGCGGTTACCAGACGGCACCGACGGCTCCGACTTGCCCGGTTTCCCTTCCAGTGAAATTCTCCTAGCCCTTACTCGTACATCTTTCCACACTGATGAATCGCGAGCTGCTTGGCTAGAATACCAGTGCCAGATTTTCTTGAGCGAGCCccgcggaccagatggagaatcaTCTGATTCCCCGTCCCCGCCCCTTGTTGACATGGGGGGTTCCACTTGTACTAGTACTATACCGGACATTGGTATCACGGATGAGGAATACATGGCAGACTGTGAAACACTAGCGGCTCGCATCCCTGAAATTGACACTTACCATGAACTGGAACAAGACGAGACCAACAAGCTCCATCTCAAGCATGCACTTTATCGCATCAAAGCTTGCCTGGTTAGTTAATTAGTCCCGTGCCAATCCTCCTCCTATCTGTTTGTTATTATTAATCTATCATCATATATACTACACGCATGGAAAATCATGCCCTCTTATGTACCTACTCCATCTCTTGTGTAGCTGTTGAAAGGAAAGCCACTTGACGAGCTGGATGATGTTGAATTGGAACACAAGTACCCTCCAGAGTTCATCGTGGAGAACAATTACTTTTTTCACTACGTCCGAGATGGCTTATTTGGTTGGTATTTTGATACTGACCTCTGTTACAAAAAGTACTTGACCGACTACCAGCGGCTAGTCCTTTTCAATGATGTAAGTATATTGTGTATTCGCTAGATTTATATTTCTGTGATGCGTCTACATTTTATCTGTAACCACGCATGCAGTTGGTAACCAGTTTCTTATTGGTTTTCCCTTTGAATGGACAATATCAAAAAATTGCTTAATCTCTCTTTGAAAGATCAGACAGTTAAGGAAATATCAATGTAACTTCCTGTACAAGGAATTTATGTAAGCAACCTCTCAGATCAAGTAGTGGCATAAGTTTCTTGTAGAAACTCAACAGTAAAACTAGGAAAATTGCAGCATTTGGAGATTGATTCCATATTAGAATATGGGTGCTTGCATAATTAAATTGGGGTAAAATAGCTGATCATAATACAGGCAATCTACAATAAATAGAAAAACCAGaccttttttgctatttttgccaTGTTCGAGTATGTGTTATTTACATCTTCCTGCACTGCGTAAGTACTCTTAAGAGCATCCTGTTCGCTTATGTCCAGTGCTTGTTATTCTCAGGGTATGTTGTTTTCCTGTTGTTGTTTTTGGGTGCAGGGTGGCGATGAGTATACAAGCTGGAAGAGATACGTAGAATATTATAGCACCCCTGAAGCTGATAGAGATTATCTCCAGTACTGGGAAACAATTGTGAAGGAACTTAAAGTATGCCAATTATCAGCTAGTTCAAGTTTACAACTTTGCTcagtatttttgttttcttggacTAACAACGTTTGTACTTGACAGTGGTTTGAACATCATGTGCTGATAAAGGAGTCTTCTTATGAGGTATATGCATATGTGACCTCCCAAAACCAtgaaatagcaaaaaaaaaaaatatatgtatAAACGTTGCAGCAACACAATAACTTTCCTGTTCTATTATTTAGTGGGCGGAAATACGTTCAAAGGCTATGCTCCAAGCACTTAGGATCGCTGTTGGGTTTCCCAATATGACTATGGAACTGGCAGCTATTGGTTTCCATGTATGATTCCTTTGTCCCTTGCTCATTTAGATGTTCAGCCCTAGTTATGGTTGTATTTGACAATTGCATTCTTTTGATTTAATTCAGGAGTATATATGGAAGACGCGCATAAATCTCATGTTTGTGAAAGATCTTGATGGTATCTTTTTGAGATTTGGAAGCGGATCCATGAGGATCATCAGGTCAGCGTTGTACAATAGTCCTTTCAGAACTCAACATTGTTATTTTTACTGATGATTGTGTTTTGTGATTACTTTCGCTACTTACCTTAGTGTTGTCTATTTTTCTTTGGACATTGTTCAGCTGCGTTTCAGAGATGCTCTGGATCAAGTTTATCGTGAGAATTTGTTTTCAGCACATGACCGCAGTATGAAGTATGAGCTAACTTATGGCGATTCCCAAATGGAGCTAAAAGTAGGTTTTTCGTTCCACAGATGTTCTATATGTGCATTCATTTTATTACAATCAGCATATCTCTTACAATGCAAATTGATTTGGTCTTCTTTCTTTGTAGTTTCGTAAGTGCACGGAAGGCATTAGTCACAGTGTAAGTATAGTATGGTGTTTGTCTAGCATCCATTGGTTCCTGTTATATTCTCGTGTGTGATCTTTTTTCTTTTGTGTCTCTAGGTTCCAAAGTATAAAGCTCGTGAGCTGATTGCACATGCAATTCGTTGGACGGTATGTTGGATAGATATTGTCAAACAACATTGTATCGACTTGCAGTTTTGTATGTAGTAGCTCACTCTTTCCATTTCCAGCGTCGGTCGTCAGGAACGTATGAGCAATATGCCAGGAAGAAGCTGAGGATTGCAGAACTGTTGGGATTGATTTCCAAGGACAAGATAGAAGCTGCGTAGTTTTGTTTGTTGCTCGGTCTCTTTTGATGTCTTGGCGCTGGTTCCTTGAAGATTCCAGGCTGCCTTATTCCTAGCATCCTAGCAACGTCTGTTATTTACCTATGCATGGCGCTGGTTCCATAAAGATTCCAGGCTACCTTTTTCCTAGCATCCTAGCAACGTCTGTTAGTCTGTTACGGATCTATGTATGGAGAAAATCTGACTACCTTTTGTATGTTCTTTCTTTTACGATAGGTATCTTGTCTCACATTTGTTACGGATGTACCAGCAGAGCGAATTGTTCAAATGTCATCATGAAATATTGCTGCAGAATAAAGTATTCCAAACCGTAGTTGTGTGCCCATTCCGCCTTTTTTCTATTTGGGATCATCACCGCTGTTTCATCAGTAGGCGGATGACACCAATTCCTATTTTTTTACCCTTTTGCATGATACAAGGGGAAAATGACATTAAAAAAAGACGCTAAATGCTAGGCCTATTTATGTGCACGTACGTGACTATCTGATTCTAAGAAATGCCGAATCTACTTGGCAAAGGGGCAGTTTAGAGTGAAGTGTGCCTCCATCTCAAGAGTTTGATCACAAGAGGTGCAAGCATCATCCTATTGCATGCCAACCTCTTGCACGAAAGCTGATCTGCCATCCaatttttgttttgcaagagTAGCCAGATGAAGAACTGCACTTTATGCCTCAGCTACTAATTGTCAGGTTAATCAAGAGTACTTGAACCGTTAAGCACGCCCACCAAAA contains:
- the LOC124663649 gene encoding uncharacterized protein LOC124663649; translation: MPMPHKNKRRRRRTSPSLQQQLSRPRLTEEDGASDSLVDSDSSSRVGDGGSPPPDLPDEPVVSSPEPRYSYHEMIAMRLARLRLPDGTDGSDLPGFPSSEILLALTRTSFHTDESRAAWLEYQCQIFLSEPRGPDGESSDSPSPPLVDMGGSTCTSTIPDIGITDEEYMADCETLAARIPEIDTYHELEQDETNKLHLKHALYRIKACLLLKGKPLDELDDVELEHKYPPEFIVENNYFFHYVRDGLFGWYFDTDLCYKKYLTDYQRLVLFNDGGDEYTSWKRYVEYYSTPEADRDYLQYWETIVKELKWFEHHVLIKESSYEWAEIRSKAMLQALRIAVGFPNMTMELAAIGFHEYIWKTRINLMFVKDLDGIFLRFGSGSMRIISVVYFSLDIVQLRFRDALDQVYRENLFSAHDRSMKYELTYGDSQMELKFRKCTEGISHSVPKYKARELIAHAIRWTRRSSGTYEQYARKKLRIAELLGLISKDKIEAA